From the Ancylothrix sp. D3o genome, one window contains:
- the panB gene encoding 3-methyl-2-oxobutanoate hydroxymethyltransferase — MVVTIQQLMQWKQQNRPIVALTAWDFLFAELLDKAGVDLILVGDSLAMVALGMETTLPLTMDAVIHHAQAVKRAVKKALLVVDLPFMSYQESPQQALQNAGRILKETGANGVKLEGGYPVMAETVERLVLAGIPVLGHLGLTPQSVHQVGYRQQGKTKEAGERILREALALQAAGAFAIVLEHIPAELAKEITAQLVIPTIGIGAGSFCDGQILVTADLLGFSNRQPPFVKLYANLQETIGQALQEYCREVREGKFPES, encoded by the coding sequence ATGGTGGTTACTATCCAACAATTAATGCAGTGGAAACAGCAAAATCGTCCTATTGTGGCGTTGACTGCTTGGGATTTTTTGTTTGCTGAGTTGTTGGATAAGGCGGGGGTAGATTTGATTTTGGTGGGGGATTCTTTGGCGATGGTGGCGTTGGGTATGGAAACGACGCTGCCTTTAACTATGGATGCAGTAATTCATCATGCACAGGCGGTAAAGCGGGCTGTGAAAAAGGCTTTACTGGTGGTGGATTTGCCGTTTATGAGTTATCAGGAATCTCCGCAGCAAGCTTTGCAAAATGCGGGACGAATTTTGAAGGAAACGGGGGCAAATGGGGTTAAGTTGGAGGGGGGTTATCCGGTGATGGCGGAGACTGTGGAACGTTTGGTTTTGGCGGGGATTCCTGTTTTGGGTCATTTGGGTTTAACGCCGCAATCTGTTCATCAGGTTGGTTATCGTCAACAGGGTAAAACAAAGGAGGCTGGGGAACGGATTTTAAGGGAGGCTTTGGCTTTGCAAGCGGCGGGTGCTTTTGCTATTGTTTTAGAGCATATTCCGGCAGAGTTGGCGAAGGAAATTACGGCGCAGCTTGTTATTCCTACTATTGGTATTGGGGCGGGAAGTTTTTGTGATGGGCAAATTTTGGTGACTGCTGATTTGTTGGGTTTTTCTAACCGGCAGCCTCCTTTTGTTAAGTTATATGCAAATTTGCAAGAGACGATTGGGCAAGCTTTGCAGGAATATTGCAGGGAAGTGAGAGAGGGGAAGTTTCCTGAATCTTAA
- a CDS encoding class I SAM-dependent methyltransferase — translation MQRILEPEVMDTWQEAIEYDAMDFTQVNRAFAESVIQLAPPAPATILDAGTGTARIPIFIAQMRPNWQITCIDLSENMLKIGAENIEKAGLESQINLQLIDAKKMPYPDAHFDLVISNSIVHHLSDPLPFLCEIKRVLKPAGAIFLRDLLRPASSQIVDSLVKQYAGDCNEHQKQLFCDSLHAAFTLEEVQQMIEKAGLENIKVYQSSDRHWTAERKI, via the coding sequence ATGCAGCGAATATTAGAACCCGAAGTCATGGACACTTGGCAAGAAGCCATTGAATATGATGCAATGGATTTTACACAAGTCAATCGTGCCTTTGCCGAAAGCGTAATCCAACTTGCACCACCGGCACCAGCAACAATATTAGACGCCGGCACCGGCACCGCCCGCATACCCATCTTTATCGCCCAAATGCGCCCAAATTGGCAAATTACCTGCATAGACTTATCAGAAAATATGCTAAAAATAGGAGCAGAAAACATCGAGAAGGCCGGTTTAGAATCCCAAATTAACCTCCAATTAATCGATGCCAAAAAAATGCCCTATCCCGATGCCCATTTTGACCTAGTAATTTCTAACAGCATCGTCCACCACCTTAGCGATCCCTTACCATTTTTATGCGAAATCAAACGAGTATTAAAACCCGCCGGCGCTATTTTCCTCAGAGACTTATTAAGACCGGCATCTAGCCAAATTGTAGACTCTTTAGTAAAACAATATGCCGGCGACTGTAACGAACATCAAAAACAACTCTTTTGCGACTCACTCCACGCCGCATTTACCCTCGAAGAAGTGCAGCAAATGATAGAAAAAGCCGGTTTAGAAAACATCAAAGTTTATCAATCTTCAGACCGGCACTGGACAGCAGAACGAAAAATTTAA
- a CDS encoding protein kinase — protein sequence MPQSFSLTSVHCINPECPRPSSQRWGNRFCQSCGTSLQLKDRYVPLQQLGSGGFAVTYTVFDLQSQTERVLKVLLESSDQALRLFEQEAQVLASLRHAGIPRVEADSYFGVQVVNPSRRVLPCLVMEKINGQTLEEILERYPQGCPEALAVGWLYQAVDILQLLHRRGIIHRDLKPANLMLRRETQQLVAIDFGGVKQIATHLYKGTKQGVNISTRLVSPGYSPPEQIAGGVVGPPADFYALARTFIHLLTGRYPGDLDDPHTLVCRWRPHAQVNPALADLLDEMISPAPENRPASAGELLGRLAKISRRRKRVAKALRSFDVVLSILRLIFKPFVLVAEVFYKLLAGLTKNFWRILTYSFQALLDTLLGMIMAGLGGGIGAGMGCWLVYGVPVGRKFAAWLSTQSGLIESGMVIEPALFLFALAGFGTALGLTESGSFSQKRQFWRAGFLGILGYIVGWLFAQTIPPSSAQILNQFMGFSAIGIALLTLGLGLPKHHLLLGSLAAMGTAVFVAVFLAVFPLELSFLFNSNAVAGKLGWQEFSACVIFFAFLGSSGTFCLGWVYYVLIPVLRFLGFR from the coding sequence TTGGGAAGTGGGGGGTTTGCGGTGACTTATACGGTTTTTGATCTCCAGTCTCAAACGGAACGGGTACTTAAGGTTTTGCTTGAGTCTTCTGATCAGGCTTTAAGGTTGTTTGAGCAAGAGGCGCAGGTTTTGGCAAGTTTGCGCCATGCGGGGATACCAAGGGTTGAGGCTGATAGTTATTTTGGGGTGCAGGTTGTTAATCCGAGCCGCAGGGTTCTGCCTTGTTTGGTGATGGAAAAAATTAATGGTCAAACCCTTGAGGAAATTTTAGAGCGTTATCCGCAGGGGTGTCCTGAAGCTTTGGCGGTGGGTTGGCTTTATCAGGCTGTGGATATTTTACAGCTACTCCACCGGCGCGGGATTATCCACCGCGACCTCAAACCGGCCAATTTAATGTTACGTCGGGAAACTCAGCAGTTGGTGGCGATTGATTTTGGCGGGGTCAAACAAATTGCTACTCATTTATATAAAGGTACAAAGCAAGGCGTTAATATCTCAACTCGTTTGGTTTCTCCGGGTTATAGTCCTCCTGAACAAATAGCGGGGGGTGTGGTTGGCCCACCGGCTGATTTTTATGCTCTGGCTCGGACGTTTATTCATTTGCTGACCGGTCGCTATCCGGGGGATTTGGATGATCCCCATACTCTGGTTTGTCGGTGGCGTCCTCATGCACAGGTTAATCCTGCTTTGGCGGATCTTTTGGATGAGATGATTTCACCGGCCCCGGAAAACCGACCGGCTTCTGCTGGGGAATTGTTGGGGCGTTTGGCAAAAATTTCGCGCCGGCGCAAGCGTGTTGCTAAAGCACTTCGCAGTTTTGATGTAGTTTTATCTATTTTGAGGTTAATTTTTAAGCCGTTTGTTTTGGTTGCGGAAGTTTTTTATAAATTGCTGGCCGGTTTAACTAAAAACTTTTGGCGAATTTTAACTTATAGCTTTCAGGCTCTTTTAGATACGTTGTTGGGAATGATCATGGCCGGTTTGGGAGGAGGTATTGGGGCGGGAATGGGGTGTTGGTTGGTTTATGGGGTGCCGGTGGGGAGAAAGTTTGCTGCTTGGCTATCAACACAATCGGGTTTAATTGAAAGTGGGATGGTAATTGAACCGGCGCTTTTTCTGTTTGCTTTGGCCGGTTTTGGCACAGCTTTAGGTTTAACAGAGTCGGGCAGTTTTTCTCAAAAAAGACAATTTTGGCGGGCCGGTTTTCTTGGTATTTTGGGTTATATTGTGGGATGGTTGTTCGCGCAGACTATTCCACCGTCATCGGCACAAATTTTAAATCAGTTTATGGGATTTTCTGCGATTGGGATTGCTTTGCTGACCTTGGGTTTAGGTTTGCCAAAGCATCATTTATTGCTGGGGTCTTTGGCTGCTATGGGAACGGCGGTTTTTGTAGCTGTTTTCCTGGCTGTTTTTCCTTTAGAGTTAAGTTTTTTGTTTAACTCAAATGCTGTGGCGGGTAAGTTGGGGTGGCAAGAATTTTCGGCGTGCGTGATCTTTTTTGCTTTTTTGGGAAGTAGTGGTACTTTTTGCTTGGGTTGGGTTTATTATGTGTTGATTCCTGTCTTAAGATTTTTGGGATTTCGGTAA